The segment ATAAAAAACTTTATCAATGAACACCGCGATCTTCAAAGGCCCTGTTTTATACTTCCTGGATTTTAGAAGTTTTACATACACTTATCTATTTTGACAGTTCTTGGTTGTTGCCTTTTTTATTGAGGTCGTGTTGTTTTTAGGGGCGTGTGTCGGACGTGCATTTCACGTGTACTTGAATTTAAGGGGAGAGTTTAAACATGACTAGAACAACCCAGTACGTCGACGCTTTTTGGGTAAGTGTTGAAactggttttctttttattccttttaaaacCTGACGGTTTTCTTTAAAAGTAGACGGCGCGGTATAAAAATATCTCAATGTATGGTGAAGTCTGTGTACAGGTATGCATAGCGGAATGATAAATGGCTGGTTTcactttaattttctttatgtaGATGAGTTTGTTCTCTCGTCTAATTATTTCTGACGGCGACATACGAGGCGTTCAATTATTCTGAACAATATTAGACATAACATTTTATGTAATGTTTATGTACTTTTGTTTActatattttatcaaagaaatatGTACAAAGTACACGAACTTTAACACCTACATTCCGTGAGAACCCTGTTCGCCGTTGTTTTGTAGGAGCCCGATTTCACCAATACCAAGGGCTTAGATATATTGACCAAGAGAAACAAAGATATCAGAAAAGTGTCCAAAGAGCTAGAGGAGTACTACAAGGAAAGGTGAGAGTCCTCTCTCTGGGTCCCTGGCACAAAAACGTATAACGGGGTCAGGGATTTCCGTGTTAAACAACACGATTAGAGGAAAAGATACAATTTCTATGTTCTAATTAACTCACCTGGGTGACATAGCCGCGTTCTCGTTTAGaaatgttgtgttttttttattaatttgtgttCTTTTTGACGTGgacttttatatttatattttttttttggggggggggagcaaTGTCATATGAGCATGAACATGACATTGTCCCGTTCAACTTTTTGTTGCAATAACATTGCAGGGCTAAAGCCGAGCAGGTCTATAGCAAGGCGATACAGGCCTTGGTCCGGAAACTCGAGGGAAAGGAAGAAATAGGGTAAGGCATGAAGAAGAACACGGTCTATCTTCAGTAAGGAAAACACCAATGATCACTATTCACTTACACATGCACAAAATCTCGTAGGGATAAGAATATAAGTTTGCAACATTAGAATTCAAAGTGAAATAAATGTATGCAACTTTTATAGAACTTGCAAGGTTGTttgtagttatattttataaataaaataaaaattcatggatatataaaacatttaattctataattgtGTTTCACCTCACATTTGTTTTTCAGAGACCTTGGTAAGGCACTAAGAGAACTGAAAATACAAACAGAGCGGATAGCAAGATCCCATGAGGAGGCGGGCAACAGTTTCCAAGTGTTGTACAATGAACTTAACAAGTTCAATGACGAACAGAAGGCCATCAAGCAGCAGGTGCTTGCTATGTAGTGTAACTGTCTAGTATGTAGTATAACTGTCCGTTTAGTGTAATCGCCCATTTAGTGTAACCGTCCATGTAGTGTAACTGCCCATGTAGTGTAAGACTAGTGTTCATGTAGTGTAACTTTCTATGTGGAATTGTTCCAAGTTCTGTGGTGTAACTGTCCATTTTGAGTTCCAAGTTCTGTGGTGTAACTGTCCATTTTGAGTTCCAAGTTCTGTGGTGTAACTGTCCATTTTGAGTTCCAAGTTCTGTGGTGTAACTGTCCATTTTGAGTTCCAAGTTCTGTAGTGTAACTGTCTATTCTAATGTTGAGCTATCCATGTGAAATTCTTTCTCAAGTTCTTTTGTGTAAGGGTTCATATTGAATTGTTCCAAATTCGTTGTGGAATTATCTATGTGGAATTGTTCCCAAGTCTGTTGTTTAATTATCCATGTTCAGTTTTAGTGTAACTGTACATGTTTACTGGTTTCCGAGTCCATCTGAACCATTTCACTGTCATATTAGCTTCTCCCATGAAGGCATATACTAGGATACTCGCTACTTCCGCAAACAGATCTCATCTCATCTTATTAGTAAGATGTTTAGCAAAATGACAAAATCTCAGTTTGTTTTGGTATGGAAGGATGTTGTAAGTTTTGTGTTTACATGTACCCACGTAGATAATTCATAATTTAGTACATGACAGGTGCATCAAACATCAGTTGTTGGAGGAAATCAAAATGATTCCCTATGTATGTTGAAATAACAATGTCACACTGCAGAAATCACATCTTGTACAAAATGTTGCTAAATTTGTGTCAGTTTTCaaggaaatgattttttaaaaaggttccGAATGATACATAGTTTGTTTGCTGGTCAGGTGTCCCCATGacacagttttattttaaaggaaAGCAAAAGGTTCTTTGGTGTTTTATCATGGGCTGATAGTCATAGAGGCGCTATATTGGtattggtaataaaaaaaattgccaggttttttttttattttgagatattgaggcCACTTGAACAGCATCATGTTATTCTGTCGCGAAGATACCACTTATCATTATGAAAGTTTacaattttcattataaaaaaatgaattcaacaAGGTCTATTGCTCAAAAGTACTCTAGTATAACTTTAAATATAAAGCTGTTCTTTTAACCGACGGGACAGAGTTAACTATTACCTtactttagttttaaaaaaaaaactgtgaaGGGATATTTGTTAGACCAGTTTTAACaccaatgaaatatttaatacgcatgaaattaaaatgtttcaacATTCAGCACACGTCTCTCAATTTGAAGAGTCAAACTATAGGTGGAAATAAGAACTTGAGTACTACAATTACAGCCATTCATGTGGATGAACACTTGAATTCATCTGTGCAGTATacttacatttgtatttatgtGCTTAAGTCTGCAGTCGGTACTTGAagtttagaaatgcattttatgATTGTAATCAAAACAAGGCAAAAACAGGGGGTGTATAAAAGGGATCATTGTCGTTAACGTTACCTCTTTGTGGGGGTGATGTGATGGTGATTATATTTCAACATTTACCTTTAGTTCAAGCGATAATATCGATCATATCCATTGCTTTCAGATCGAGGATAGGACTAAGTCTAGCCAAACTGACAAGATACAGAAATACAAAACATGCGTGTCGGTGAGTGAGCGAGTAACTTCTGCTCTCGGTTTGaatagaatttatttttcctcttactttgtaagtttaaaaaaaactcacaaTAATTGAATAGAGAAACACTTAAAACTTATAAAAAGAATATAACTGAAGTTTATAGGGTAAACAAACCAGCTATATTTCCCgtttatttacatgaattatggACAATTTCATAATTCGATTTTATTCAACTTAAAAAAGGATGTTCATTTAATTGCATCAGACATTAGACACGCAGAATGTGTTGCTATCTGATTTGTGTATCAACAAAAACCGAGACGGTAGCTGGCCTATCTTGcgcaaaataatgatttttttttatatcagaaagCGGTAGTAGAATAAGATACTAGTACTTAGTCAGCAATCATaaacattgtacatatatatatatatatatatatatatatatatatatatatatatatatatatatatatatatatatatatatatatatatatatatatatatatatatatatatatatacacacacacacacacacacacacaaatgtATATACTTACTAGTAACTGCAGACATTGCCAATGTccttaatgtttttttaaatacactttttctatttttttatttatttttttttcttcattttagaattcttttttatcttGAAAGCAtacaaaacataattattaaaacattcatttggATCACACATTTTTTAAGAGTTATAAATAATGCGTGTTCTAAATTTTCTTCAACAAATGtgtttgaaaattgtttgaaaatttgttatttaaaattgcaaaaatatagtAAGTTCAGTTGTTGCGATATACTTTAAATTTGCAAAGTGTTTTAATAGAGGTTATTCATCATCTCAACACAATCATCTGTGTTACTGTTTACGTATGTATgcttgtaatatatatttaacttttgttttaaaaacaagcatTGCATCTTTAGTGCAAGGTGAATCAATTGCTGCATTGTTTTGTCTCTAGTGTAAAGAGAAATACATAAGCAAGTGTAAAGAGAAAGAAGCGGCAGAGGAAGCGTTTAACCAGGCGCGCCAGAGTGTTCAGATCACCTCAAAGGACCTCAGCAAGGTGCGTGCCGCAGATTATGACTGCATTCTGCCCTCAATAAAGCTCTATAGATGAAATGTTATTTAGATTTCCTAACGTTCTTATTTTTGTTTGCATATGACAGGCCAGTAAGGCAAAAGAGAAGGCGGACGATGCCCAACAACAAGCAGGTATCTATTATTCATTTCTTGTCGATTTAGGCATTCTCCTTCCGGCGGTccgccgggggggggggggggtgtttggaCTTAGTCAATTCATAACTTAGtctattaataattatttcaatttatcttAATCATTTTGAGACCAAATGGTTAAAAGCCGACTGTCTCTATTTCTGTTAACGGTACTGCACCCCTCTCTTTTTTCCCATAAGCGGAAAACGGCTTAAATTTATCTGAATTCGaggtttttacttttttatccgaatttttaaatttgttttttatcgTACTTTCcagtcaaattttatttagatGAAAATGATATCAATCATTGCTTAATTATTGCTTTATGGCTGGGTATTTTATTTGAAGCGATTATCCTATGAAATTTAAAGGATTTGTCAGtacttttaaaactttgatcGGGTTTAAAATGTAAGTTTGTTATATTCAATTGGAATTCATCCATTGTGATTTATGGTATAAGTACCATACTACAATATGAAGTGGGTTTTGTGAGCGTATATTGTATTAGTTTATTGATGGATCTATATACTTGCCACATGAATTTTGTTTAAGCGTCAACAGTTTCAGTCTTTGTTTGGTTTGCTCACCCGATGATTGAAGCGAGCATTGTCCTTCATCTTTAACGGTATTCTGGATGAGAATGGCGGATAATCGTTACAAAATACTCTGTAAGAGTATATAGAGGATTCAAGTCCAAAATTGTTTAAAGTTCTCTGTCATCAAATTTCATGATACAAGTGTTCGTATTTACCAAAGTACAACTGTATAATGGTAATTTGCCATACAACTTCCTGTatttgttagctcacctgagctgaaagctcaagtgagcttttctgacaaaattttgtctgtcgtccgtctgtctgtccgtccgtctgccCGTAAacttacttaggaatatatatagaaaaccctttaaaaatcttcttctaaaaaaccatttgcttagaaaagctgtaactttagtaaAAGCAACCTCAGATAACGTGGATTCAAATTCGTTGAAATCAAAATCTCGAGGAGTAGAATGGACACATTtgggatccaattttacaaaggaaaacatttttattactgTTTAGTAACTGTTTTAGTTACTGCTTCTACTGTCAGATCCAAACTATTATCGTTATTGCTTCTACTGGCAGATCCAAACTATTATCGTTATTGTTTCTACTGTCAGATACAAACTTTTATCGTTATTGCTATTACCATCAGATACAAACTATAATCGGTGCTACGAAAAATagggggcagccccccccccccccccccctacgtgCCTGTTATTGCTTCTACTGTCAGATACAAACTATTATCGTTTTTGCTTCTACCGTCAGATACAAACTATTATCGTCATTGCCTCTACTGTCAGATACAAACTATTATCGTTATTGCCTCTACCGTCAGATACAAACTATTGTCGTTATTGCTTCCACCGTCAGATACAAACTATTATCGTCTTTGCTTCTACTGTCAGATACAAACTATTATCGGCATTGCTTCTACTGTCAGATATAAACTATTATCGTTATGGCTTCTACCGTCAGATACAAACTATTATCGTCATTGCTTCTACACTCTGATACAAACTATTATCGTTATGGCTTCTACCGTCAGATACAAACTATTATCGTCATTGCTTCTACACTCTGATACAAACTATTATCGTTATTGCCTCTACCGTCAGATACAAAATTTTATCGTTATTGCTTCTACGGTCAGATTCATACTACATGTGTATTATCGTTATTGCCTCTTCTGTCAGATACAAAATTTTATCGTTATTGCTCCTACGGTCAGATTCATACTACATGTGTATTATCGTTATTGCCTCTTCTGTCAGATACAAAATTTTATCGTCATTGCCTCTACTGTCAGATACAAACTTTTATCGTTATTGCTCCTACTGTAAGATGCAAACTATTATCGTAATTGCTTCTACTGTCAGATGCAAACTATAAGAGCTCGGTGCAGGCCTTGGAAATTTCCAGGAAGTCCTGGGAGAAGGAGATGGAGGACGCCTGCAATGTAAGTAGTTCGCTCTATAAGTGGCTCTGTCTATATATAGGGCGGTTAAAGACGCTTGCAATAAACATTGTTATGAGTAAAGAGATTTTTTTAACTATCCGTTCAAGCCGGAAGAAAATGACGATTTTTTGTTcatagaaaaagaaataaatcagTTTGacagatttatttgataatgattTGAAGATTATGTAATATACCAGACTGACTCATGACTTATGAAGTTTTGCCCCATAACAGGATAACTTAAGACTGTACATAGTGTGTTTATGATATTAATATTCACATAAATGTAAGACAtaacatgtttttattgataaaataagttttaatgtCTCACTACCCCctcaaaaaaaatttggattcTAAATTTGATTACTAGACTATAGGAAATTATGAATGTTGTATATTGATGAACTACTCTTTCTTTTGATAATCTAACAGAATTTCCAGCGCCTCGAGGAGCAGAGGATTGACTTCTTCAGAGACAGTGTTTGGAAGTGTACTAATGTGGACTCTAAGGCCTGTGTAGACCACGACGAGGTGATGTCATGGTGACATAATACACGTCGCCGCTACTTTGTGTATTAATGtcatatattaaaatgatgatatcaGATTCATGTACAATTACATGACACGTACATTGTACATTGATGTCAACATATCATTGCAGTGCGCTGAAGCTGTCCGTATTGTGTTGCAATATTGTGATATTTCCAAAGACCTACAAGAATTTATTGATAACAACAAATTATCTGGGAAACGGCCAGGTCTGTATACAGAGTTAATTCTCAAAGTAACTTCACCTGTGAAATTTGAAATTCCTTGGTGCTGCAGTTAGACTCCATTTTAAAGCTGTCAGATTGTTAATTGCGCATTCACGCCTCCGTAGAAAATGCACCCTCTGCAAACATTTGTAGACGTAGATGGGGTAATTTGttaatattaatgtttatacATTATTAAGAGCAAATACTGTACGAGGACTATGACAGACGATCGAACCAAGGACCACTCTCCCGAACTCAGTCGCAGCGCCCCCCTCAACCAATCCCACCGGTGCAACATCCAAGAATCCCCCCGCCAAGACCCGCAGAGGGACCACTTATATCATTTGATGAAGGTACAATAGGTGGTAGAGGTTGCATATAGTCtataatctatttatttatctaaaaggatacatgtatatcatttctttGTATCGTTTAGCAAAAAGCACACGTGCTTGAggacaagacccccccccccccctcttcctTTTCCATTCTTCTCTATATAGAAGGTCtggttttttgtgtaaatatttttttagtaataTTATGCAAGGAATGCATAAAtcagattagaaatatgtcataaggGATAATTTATGGGAGGTGGAAGGGGAAAAGGCCTGGAGATCTATACTTGGGGTGGGCAATGGAAGGGGGGTCAGTCCTGTCTTTAAGCGCACATggcaagaaaaacaaattaagcATTAGTTTGGTATGCTTTTACTAACAGACTATTAACATTTACCTTTTTTATTCCCGTGCACGACCATGTAGCTGATGAAACTTACGCGCTGGCAAGAGCAATACCCAACGACGAGTATTCCTATGCTCGTGTGTTCCCAGGTAAAAGTGGTGATGCTCCGCTAACAGTGCTTATTTTCCTGGGCTTTACGCTTATCTAAAATCGACTAACTCTTTAATGTCAGGCatatagcatcgtttttgaaagggggcaACATCATCCAAAAagtcttgacaagcaaaaacaaaaacagaaaataaaaaaagcaaattCTCTAATCCCCTGAATCTTAAAAAACCTCATCCGTCGAAGGGGGAAAAGAATCccatttcttttcatttcttaTATGATCCCCCCAAAAAGTGGGAGAGCTCCactataattcaaatttataaatgtaatttaaagaaaaatgtctgctgcgaGAAAAGTTGTGGGGGCAGCCCCCCTCCCACCCGCGCGAATGCTTCGTGCCTGAATGTAATGTCATATATTAGAGACGGGtctaattaatacattttaggTCTATAATTACTGTAATAAAGAAGtactttgaaattttgaaaaagacagGTAACACAATTTTAAGAATGACATGATAAAGACTATTTCATTGGTTTAGAcattaaaatagaattttgtaaAAACCGTTTGTAAGCTGTAACTGTTGTTTTTTACAGCATCATTTAAGTAAAGCAAATTTTGGGTAGGAATTCTGATTATTTCATCACTATGCTTTTTAAATGCACTTGAATACTTGTTTTTCTTTCCATATATTAACTCTCTGCATggttataaacaaaaaatcagttgttttgttctttcatGTTTCCTGAACTTTGTCAGTTTTTTTCTACCATCTGATGCATGCTGTCTTTTTCCGGTCACCTATCTAAATAGAGCCTACGCCTTTCGGACCGGGCCTAACCATCGGATCTCAAGTTAATGTTCTCAAGTCCTACCACGCCAAGGTAAtaataatgagtctgttttccTTGGCATCTAGAATAGTGCACAATGGACGAGTCTGGTTGTTCCAACCTTTTTTTCAcataagagatttttttttcttttcaaactaTTTGCCTTCAAGAAGGAGGAAAATATAAGATGAACAGATTTTTTACAGTGAATACGATAGGGTTTTACCTCCTTAGGGCAATAAAGCTTAAGGATCTGCACTTTCTATGAAAATGAACACAGAATATCACGGTTTGTTTTCATCAATGCGTATTGGTTTAGGTCTACCAGTAAGAACAAACTGCATCGCAAAATACCAGTAGATTGGTCCACTACTTTAATAGGCGAATTGTTTTAGAATCAACGTGAAAAAGCTAAATACCTGTTCTGTTTTCTATGAGGTGAATTTGTTTGTACATTTACTTTCTTAATTAATgcggaaaatattttttcaactcgtaatatcttatgtaatgaattttaattgcGGAGATACATGACTTTTACTTTCTACAACGCAAAGTAGCACATTCTACAAGCTCAAGAATGCTGTCATTTGTTTTACTTTCTACCCTGAGGAATGGCTTGCGTTAATTTACTGTCTGTATCGTGTATCGGCGAGATGTTGCTTTACTTTCTACAATGCGAacaaaaaagtttgttttacTCTTTGCAAGTAAAGTTTAAGTTTTTCATTCTATATCGCGGATCAATTAAATaacttttttctttgttaatgcACAGTAGCTtatgtaatattaaattattttctacaaTGCGGACCAGGCAATGTTTTGTGGGTTTGGTGGGTGGAAgtctttttattttcgttttcaTTGGGAGTTGgggaatttttgtatttttgggaaggggggggggggtaatttttgtttgttttgtttatttatctatttttgtttcgttttgtttgttgtttttggttTGGGGTTTTTATTTTTGGATGCTATCAACAAGATACATTTTACTCTACAACTCGGAggtacttatatttaattaattatgacGCGAAGAAGCTTATATTCCACTCTCTTCGCTAAAATGCTAAATTAGATGATGTAGGTTTTACAGTTTGCCTCCTGCGAAAAATCTTCGTCATTTATATAGTATTCAGAGGAATAATTTAACACCAGGAAGCCACTTGTAGAAACAACTAGGAAATACAGTATTTGAGTTCAGTTACTTATTTCTAACACATTACTCTCAGATGTTTATCTCGTAATTCCACAAACTCTTTATCAATATGGAGTATTTTACGTATATGAATAGATATAACAGTtatgttaacattttaaatagatatatacTTGTATGTCTTAAAGAAGaattaattaacaatattttatttatttatttattttttttaggttttttttttattcgtacttcaatttttaatagAA is part of the Magallana gigas chromosome 3, xbMagGiga1.1, whole genome shotgun sequence genome and harbors:
- the LOC105327295 gene encoding proline-serine-threonine phosphatase-interacting protein 1 isoform X5, producing MTRTTQYVDAFWEPDFTNTKGLDILTKRNKDIRKVSKELEEYYKERAKAEQVYSKAIQALVRKLEGKEEIGDLGKALRELKIQTERIARSHEEAGNSFQVLYNELNKFNDEQKAIKQQIEDRTKSSQTDKIQKYKTCVSCKEKYISKCKEKEAAEEAFNQARQSVQITSKDLSKASKAKEKADDAQQQADANYKSSVQALEISRKSWEKEMEDACNNFQRLEEQRIDFFRDSVWKCTNVDSKACVDHDECAEAVRIVLQYCDISKDLQEFIDNNKLSGKRPEQILYEDYDRRSNQGPLSRTQSQRPPQPIPPVQHPRIPPPRPAEGPLISFDEGSV
- the LOC105327295 gene encoding proline-serine-threonine phosphatase-interacting protein 2 isoform X2, whose product is MTRTTQYVDAFWEPDFTNTKGLDILTKRNKDIRKVSKELEEYYKERAKAEQVYSKAIQALVRKLEGKEEIGDLGKALRELKIQTERIARSHEEAGNSFQVLYNELNKFNDEQKAIKQQIEDRTKSSQTDKIQKYKTCVSCKEKYISKCKEKEAAEEAFNQARQSVQITSKDLSKASKAKEKADDAQQQADANYKSSVQALEISRKSWEKEMEDACNNFQRLEEQRIDFFRDSVWKCTNVDSKACVDHDECAEAVRIVLQYCDISKDLQEFIDNNKLSGKRPEQILYEDYDRRSNQGPLSRTQSQRPPQPIPPVQHPRIPPPRPAEGPLISFDEEPTPFGPGLTIGSQVNVLKSYHAKGPSELTVETGQKVEFMREMKGGMTQVKVGERCGLIPTACIRMGTTTYL
- the LOC105327295 gene encoding proline-serine-threonine phosphatase-interacting protein 2 isoform X1, producing the protein MTRTTQYVDAFWEPDFTNTKGLDILTKRNKDIRKVSKELEEYYKERAKAEQVYSKAIQALVRKLEGKEEIGDLGKALRELKIQTERIARSHEEAGNSFQVLYNELNKFNDEQKAIKQQIEDRTKSSQTDKIQKYKTCVSCKEKYISKCKEKEAAEEAFNQARQSVQITSKDLSKASKAKEKADDAQQQADANYKSSVQALEISRKSWEKEMEDACNNFQRLEEQRIDFFRDSVWKCTNVDSKACVDHDECAEAVRIVLQYCDISKDLQEFIDNNKLSGKRPEQILYEDYDRRSNQGPLSRTQSQRPPQPIPPVQHPRIPPPRPAEGPLISFDEADETYALARAIPNDEYSYARVFPEPTPFGPGLTIGSQVNVLKSYHAKGPSELTVETGQKVEFMREMKGGMTQVKVGERCGLIPTACIRMGTTTYL
- the LOC105327295 gene encoding proline-serine-threonine phosphatase-interacting protein 2 isoform X3, which codes for MTRTTQYVDAFWEPDFTNTKGLDILTKRNKDIRKVSKELEEYYKERAKAEQVYSKAIQALVRKLEGKEEIGDLGKALRELKIQTERIARSHEEAGNSFQVLYNELNKFNDEQKAIKQQIEDRTKSSQTDKIQKYKTCVSCKEKYISKCKEKEAAEEAFNQARQSVQITSKDLSKASKAKEKADDAQQQADANYKSSVQALEISRKSWEKEMEDACNNFQRLEEQRIDFFRDSVWKCTNVDSKACVDHDECAEAVRIVLQYCDISKDLQEFIDNNKLSGKRPEQILYEDYDRRSNQGPLSRTQSQRPPQPIPPVQHPRIPPPRPAEGPLISFDEADETYALARAIPNDEYSYARVFPASFK
- the LOC105327295 gene encoding proline-serine-threonine phosphatase-interacting protein 2 isoform X4, whose translation is MTRTTQYVDAFWEPDFTNTKGLDILTKRNKDIRKVSKELEEYYKERAKAEQVYSKAIQALVRKLEGKEEIGDLGKALRELKIQTERIARSHEEAGNSFQVLYNELNKFNDEQKAIKQQIEDRTKSSQTDKIQKYKTCVSCKEKYISKCKEKEAAEEAFNQARQSVQITSKDLSKASKAKEKADDAQQQADANYKSSVQALEISRKSWEKEMEDACNNFQRLEEQRIDFFRDSVWKCTNVDSKACVDHDECAEAVRIVLQYCDISKDLQEFIDNNKLSGKRPEQILYEDYDRRSNQGPLSRTQSQRPPQPIPPVQHPRIPPPRPAEGPLISFDEADETYALARAIPNDEYSYARVFPGSV